One segment of Falco rusticolus isolate bFalRus1 chromosome 3, bFalRus1.pri, whole genome shotgun sequence DNA contains the following:
- the WWP1 gene encoding NEDD4-like E3 ubiquitin-protein ligase WWP1 isoform X3, with protein sequence MVQTGELTVVLDGLVVEQESLTNLSSSATIEVQQNGEAVHESRDAASRSTPRSACDISNGIDNQVPSNSVVQNTFCIEAVNGDSTPSPTRVAARPKNTPVPKPLAAQPVNSTVNGESSTSASEAGNSSVSEAPVGSIEAPMSSDCNDTAAEPQSTTEATSCSESHTSALPVVSAGLEPTAATDCPQPNARNSVAADAPKPRESSSTSSASAEPVRQQPGNASTEPLPPGWEQRKDPHGRTYYVDHNTRTTTWERPQPLPPGWERRVDDRGRVYYVDHNTRTTTWQRPTMESVRNFEQWQSQRNQLQGAMQQFNQRYLYSASMLSAENDPLGPLPPGWERRVDSNDRVYFVNHNTKTTQWEDPRTQGLQNEDPLPEGWEIRYTREGVRYFVDHNTRTTTFNDPRTGKSSVNKGPQIAYERSFRWKLAHFRYLCQSNALPSHVKINVSRQTLFEDSFQQIMALKPYDLRRRLYVIFRGEEGLDYGGLAREWFFLLSHEVLNPMYCLFEYAGKSNYCLQINPASTINPDHLSYFCFIGRFIAMALFHGKFIDTGFSLPFYKRMLSKKLTIKDLESIDTEFYNSLIWIRDNNIEECNLEMYFCVDMELLGKVTSHELKSGGSNILVTEENKEEYIGLMAEWRFSRGVREQTKAFLDGFNEVVPLQWLHYFDEKELEVMLCGMQEVDLADWQRNTVYRHYTRNSKQIIWFWQFVKETDNEVRMRLLQFVTGTCRLPLGGFAELMGSNGPQKFCIEKVGKETWLPRSHTCFNRLDLPPYKSYEQLKEKLLFAIEETEGFGQE encoded by the exons ATCTGCTTGTGACATTTCTAATGGGATAGACAATCAAGTACCTTCCAACTCTGTAGTGCAGAATACGTTCTGTATAGAAGCTGTTAACGGAGACAGCACACCATCTCCTACTCGTGTTGCAGCCAGACCCAAAAATACACCAGTACCAAAACCACTTGCAGCTCAGCCTGTCAACAGCACTG TTAATGGGGAGTCATCCACCTCTGCATCAGAAGCTGGTAATTCTTCTGTCTCTGAGGCTCCAGTAGGCTCCATTGAAGCTCCTATGTCTTCAGATTGCAATGACACTGCAGCAGAACCTCAGTCAACAACAGAAGCAACTAGTTGTTCTGAAAGCCACACTTCTGCATTACCTGTTGTGTCTGCTGGACTAGAACCTACAGCTGCAACAGACTGTCCTCAACCTAATGCTAGAAACAGTGTAGCAGCAGATGCACCAAAACCAAGGGAATCCTCCTCCACCTCAAGTGCATCTGCAGAACCTGTAAGACAGCAGCCTGGTAATGCCAGTACAGAACCTTTGCCACCAGG GTGGGAGCAAAGAAAGGATCCTCATGGTAGAACTTACTACGTTGATCATAACACAAGAACTACAACATGGGAGAGACCACAGCCCTTACCTCCTGG CTGGGAAAGAAGAGTTGATGATCGTGGGAGAGTTTACTATGTGGACCACAACACCAGAACAACAACGTGGCAGCGACCAACAATGGAATCAGTCAGGAACTTTGAGCAGTGGCAATCTCAACGGAATCAACTGCAGGGAGCTATGCAACAGTTTAACCAACGATACCTCTATTCG gcTTCGATGTTGTCAGCAGAAAATGATCCACTTGGGCCTTTACCACCAGGTTGGG aaagGAGAGTGGATTCAAATGATAGGGTGTATTTTGTAAATCATAACACAAAGACAACACAGTGGGAAGACCCTCGAACTCAAGG tttacAAAATGAAGACCCCCTTCCAGAGGGCTGGGAAATCAGATATACAAGAGAAGGTGTCAGATACTTTGTTGACCACAATACAAGAACCACTACCTTCAATGATCCTCGTACTGGGAAATCTTCTGT AAATAAAGGGCCACAGATTGCTTATGAGCGTAGCTTTAGGTGGAAACTTGCTCATTTCCGATACTTGTGTCAG TCCAATGCGCTGCCAAGTCATGTGAAGATCAACGTATCCAGACAGACTTTGTTTGAGGATTCCTTCCAGCAA attatgGCATTAAAACCCTATGATTTGAGGAGAAGATTATATGTTATATTCAGAGGAGAAGAAGGATTGGATTATGGTGGCTTGGcaag agaatggtttttcttgctttcccatGAAGTACTGAACCCTATGTACTGCCTATTTGAATATGCTGGCAAGAGCAACTATTGCCTGCAGATAAATCCAGCATCAACAATCAATCCTGACCAtctttcatatttctgtttcattggGCGCTTTATTGCCATG GCATTGTTTCATGGGAAATTTATTGACACtggtttttctttgcctttctaCAAACGAATGCTGAGCAAAAAACTTACTATTAAGGACCTGGAATCTATTGATACTGAATTTTACAACTCCCTAATTTGGATAAG gGATAATAACATTGAAGAGTGTAACTTGGAAATGTACTTTTGTGTGGATATGGAGCTCTTAGGAAAAGTAACCTCACATGAGCTGAAATCAGGAGGTTCAAATATCTTGGTAACTGAGGAGAACAAGGAAGAATATATTGG GCTAATGGCTGAGTGGCGATTTTCTCGAGGAGTTAGAGAACAAACCAAAGCTTTCCTTGATGGTTTTAATGAAGTTGTTCCTCTACAGTGGCTGCActattttgatgaaaaagagCTGGAG GTTATGCTCTGTGGTATGCAAGAAGTTGATTTAGCAGACTGGCAGAGGAACACTGTTTATCGTCATTATACAAGGAATAGCAAGCAGATCATATGGTTCTGGCAG tttgtaaaagaaacagacaaCGAGGTTCGCATGCGACTTCTGCAGTTTGTCACTGGCACTTGCAGATTACCACTGGGTGGATTTGCTGAACTTATGG GAAGTAATGGTCCTCAGAAATTCTGCATTGAAAAAGTTGGTAAGGAAACCTGGTTACCAAGAAGTCATACTTG ttttaATCGCTTGGATTTGCCACCATATAAAAGCTATGAACAACTGAAAGAGAAGCTGCTCTTTGCCattgaagaaacagaaggatttGGTCAAGAGTAG